From Cotesia glomerata isolate CgM1 linkage group LG3, MPM_Cglom_v2.3, whole genome shotgun sequence:
aaaattaagttagctgacgtttttaattttttttttttttattaatttaattagaacaaaaaaatattttttaaaaattgcacttacagttttttaagtttttttacaaatgaaatttttttttatttttttataataatttttttaatgaaaaaaaattctaaaaatttttaaatgtcagctaacttaattttcataaaattaattcagcaaatattcaataattttaagaatttttctaaaaaataaattactgcatgaaaaataagaaaaaaattgacatttaataaattaaaaatgcaatttttttaaaataattttttgcaacaaatttttctgttaaataaaattaaaaaaatggtcaaatGACAGTTagttttaatgtcataaataaattatggcaagaaaaaataaaaaaaaaaaattgaaatgaagaaattttaaaaaataaaaaatgcaattttttaaaaaatttttttgataaataaaattaaaaaattgttaagtgattgctaactttaatgtcataaaattaattacataccttttttctttttttcaagttttgaaatttaacatttttttataggtaagaattagaaaataaaatgactGGATTCCAGAATGCGGAAGAATTGGCTGAGTAGTCATTTTGGTAACGGTTGGattgttttttgaaaatatttattgtttgcaTAATAGTCATGACTcagtgattttattttaatttataaaacttacaGGAGGTAAAAGAGTGAAATTGCAGTAGCGTTAGGTCAAGGATAACAGGACGTCGAAGAATTGGAACGTCTTATCAGCTCCAAAGATTAATCGTCGTCATTCAATGCCaggaaaatatatataattaatattacaacaagtttatttgaataaacttACAAATTAGGGCACCTGTTGCGTATGCAAAAGaggataaatgataaattttaagtgtTTGTAATAAGCACCTTGCGTATGTTCCTGAGAGCAACGGTTTCAGGACATAAACTTATCACAGTTGAACAGTCAAGGACCGTTGtgtattttaagatttttattcaGAGAACACAAGAGCTGTACATACATCACACACCTATTGAGTTTATATTCTTGGAGCTGGACTTACAATACGTCTCAGAGCATCTGTTGTACGTCACCTTTGAAAACTGTTCTTTAATAGCTTGCGCAATCTAACTGCTTtcttattgatattaaaatttttaaagttgagaaaaaaattcattgctaTGTTTATAGCcgagtatttattttttcttataagtGTGAGTGTatattactaattttattatcgagtatagtgtatttataaattaacggTAGTGAGAAATTAGGAAGTGTGAATTTGAGCTGTCAATACGCAACACACGTGTTATGTGTTAAAACGTCCATGAAATGGATAAAAACGTAATATCGATGGCTCGTAAATTATGAAAGTCCGTTACGGTTGTAATGTGTGTACCGTCACGGgcaattattgtttataattcaGTTGACGAccttttttacattattttattatttttacattgattttGCAATCACGTTGGCCTTGATCGGATTACAATCAATCAATTGCACAGACTTTtgctttaaatttataatactgaagttagccgtcagctgtcaattttaaaaatttttttaatgaaaattaatttagcatatatttagtaattttaagaattttataacaaataaattatagcaaaaaaaaatcagaacaAAATTGACatctagaaattttaaaaaattaaaagtgcaattttttaaaaatcattttttggaacaaatttttttgttaaataaaattaacaaattgtgAAGTgattgctaactttaatgtcatatttttttaacaaatcaagcacaataaaaaaattcttctaaaaaattttaaaagacttagttattgacacttgcaattttattctaattaaaaaaataaaatgttatcaaaaaactatcttaaaatttataattcaaaaattatatttattaattaattagattcggtttgttttatttaattaaaataaaattacaagtgtTAATAACTAGttcagtgtcaataattgggtcttttaccttatgtggaatttttaagttaaattttttttataataatttaattgccataaaattcttaaaaatttctcatgtTTGTcaatttcagtgtcattaaaatttttatgctcAAATTAGTGGgcaactgtcaattttttatgatactgaaatttataaacatctagtaattttttttacaaataaattatagcaaaaaagattcattttaaaaatttcattttgaaaagcttgaaaaaattaaaaatgcagttttataaaaataattttctagatctagtttatttttaaagaaaaattcaaaaattgtcaagttttTGCTAATATTagtgtcataattttttttatttaaaaaaaaacacaatttcaattaaaaaaatgctttaaaaaattttttttaaattttcacaaatggaatgtttatattaatttttttttataataatttcattgctataaaattaaaaaaaaaacttcttatgTCTGTTAAGTGTcagaaaatttgttttcttctttaatcttatttactttttttatcaataaataaataattgtacttCATCAATGTCTTCTAGTAAGTAAAGGTAacttaaatgaaatttttttcattgataaaATGTCggtatttttattagaatttaaaaatagttttatgtgaaaaatttccttcaattgaattattaattataattataattataattataattataattataattataattataattcagaCTGCACCTCACAATCGACTTTTCCGGCTTTCCGTAAAGCATGTTTCGAGTTTTTGTTGAGCGAAGAGAATGCGTGATTTGACTATTgtctttaataaatacttttatctGATGATGGAGTGATATATTGATGTACTTactatatgtataatataccagtaatatttgtaatacactacttttgttaattaacattCATTGTAATGTATTTTGGAAGGCCGCAAAGAGCTACGACTCCATGGcctttaaacaataaataataataataataataatttaaggaggtcctttcgccgccaatgtaaaataaaaaatattagattatgagtaaatttaattttttgtatgggttttgtattttaatttattgaaaatttactactacagttgttatgacaactggagcgaaaggacttccttaagTTAAAATCTGGAATCAATTACCAGCTGATTGTACGACGTTACCAATGTTTATGGAGTTTCGAACTGCTTGttctgaatattttttacaatctgatAGATCATAATATGTATTCATTGTATTAGAATTTAGTGATGATTGAGTGATTGAGTGACTGAGTGTTTAACACACTACATTATATATactactttatatatatactttatatatacTACTTAACACActactttatatattatattaagattttttgtatcaattttGGATGGCCGCAAGGAGTTTCGACTTCATggccaattaaataaataaataataataataataataattattaagatgCAATGTTATACTCAACGACATGAATGATAAaagttagaatttttttttctattacttTCCAAGGTCCCATAgagtcatcatcatcatcaattgGTGCAAGAACGTGAAGTGTAATTACACAGTCTGCTTCGCTCGAAAAGGAACTTGCTATCAAAGCGATTGTCACTTGAGATATAACAGCCCGTCCAAACAATacacttaataaaaaaaaatagtgtagATTTAACAATTGTGAAAGTCAGAGCAGTGTGTCGAATGTAATATGTGTTTGCAGGTAAAAACCACCGACTCGCTCTGAGATATAATTAAGAGCACAGCTAATTagaacattaataaaaaagcaataacttaaataaataataaaagagatTTTAAAGAGATAAAACCCGAGACCGAGACTATCTCTGTAAAACGTCTCGAGCACGGAGATTTATTAATGTACTGTGACAATTGCATCACGAGTTTCATCACACTCTGTGCGGTATAAGTACTAATGTATGTAATAGTACCTACCTTTTACTCTACTTAACTGCTAGGTACTAATTTAATATCCTGTATCAGTTTCTGGTGATAGTATAAGTTGGATTACCTTGCAATATGTCATAAGACATATCTCCGGGACATATTTCTTCAAGAATGCTATTAAATTACACCTCGTcattttatacctttaaaattAGCTTTAAAGTCGGATATCACTTCTATAAATTACTAtgtttgtataaatatatatttttatattaattttaaggaaataaattttctatatgtatgtaaaaaaatgatacagCAGTCAGTAGACgtgccaatttttttaatttctatgataaatcaattacaataaaaaaaaatgcttgaaaaaatttctcctAGCAttcatttctaatttttacaagtggaatttttttcataataattttatagtataaaattctaaaaaaattaataatcaagttttaattaataataaaaatgaatattaaaaaaaaaaatgattgaaaaaatttccactagtgtttatttttaattttcacatgtggaatttttttcataataattttatagtataaaattctaaaaaaattaataaccaagttttaattaataataaaaaaaaaatgattgaaaaaatttccactagtatttatttttaattttcacaagtggaatttttttcataataatttcattgtataaaattctaaaaaattactaatttcaatgttttaattaatgataaaaatatatataaaaaaaaaattgcacttaattttttaaaatttctagttgtggaatttttttaaaattttttcataataatttaattgttataaaaatccaaaaaattgacagatatctattaatttcagtatcatacaaaaatgttattattattataaatagagtCGAAGCATTGTTGTAAAACCATCCGTTAATAGTTGAGTGTTATTTTAATGCGAACATACGTATAATTTTAGTATGATCGTGATAATTGatcgtagaaaaaaaaaaatctgaataaTTTCAgtcttgataattaataacagaGAATTATAAAGAACGagcttttattaataaaagtattccAATGAAGTGACCCAATTACCCTGCGATCTGCaggattttaaaatataactGTACTGATGTTTGCGTTAGGTAATATAACTGTAAGTCAAGCTTTTAGTATACTCGCGATAATCAGATCTTATTTTGACACataaagaataatattaatattaattgtttaaataaacagCAAAGGTAggaaagttaataaaatagtttgggtaaaaattataacagttGTATTGTTGCGTTTATCTGCGAACTACGCCTGTACAATAATCTCACACgttaattgttttatattatatacatacatatatttatatgtatatatatatagttttttatttattaatatatttaaatacaataaaaataattaataacaatattaattaattaataatagaattgATAATGCATAAGCGTACGCAAGTTGCGAATAAGCATATTTGATAGTACACTAATAATCGGTCATTGTCCcggttatatatttttttctcgttcTCATGACATAAATACGTAACTCATAGTAAGGTCCAACGATTTCCGAATACTTaggaattatttatattatatagtgtaatattaaatttatttaaagctcATTCGCACGCATGTGACGGTTAAACGCACATATTTATGTcgcattaaatatatttgatgGCACATTCCTATCGGTGCACACTCTTTAAAtgttacatatttatatttatatatatatgtatatataaaaatttataaactacaattattttttacaattgatattatttatttttaaattatgctGTCGAGGATTTTTATCGCTGTAAAAACTCGACACACGGCACTTCCcgtttctttttctttttatatttattttttaatgtattatgtattatattCTCATCATCAATATGAATTATATCGTATCGTATAGTTTTGCTTGTGTAAGGCTCATACAACTCGAATCTCTATTACATTCCGTTCAACTGTTGTATGATATGTAATTCTttaaaacatatatatatatatatatattactacACGCTCGATTCTGTATCATGTATGTATCGCTATTACgcaacgtaaaaaataatgatcgataaaatagttaaaaaaaaaagtacactattgatcattatttttttaattattttaattaaatatttaggaCAAATTTATCATCTGACTATAAACATATATCATTATGATTTATGATAAGAATTgtcctaaatattttattctaaagttttcttctttttaataattcttaacatgttaatttaattttaaaattagtacgctctaaaataattatcgttacaataataatttttatatcaatacaatttatatatatatatatatgtagaaATAGTTATTTCGGAGTAATAACATTAAATGgcgcaataataataataataattttttgcactGACTCGTTCATTTGGTAAATTGAACagttttaacattatttttttttttttaatatataaaagtgATGCAATATACatggattattattttaaatttatataagtgTACAATTATTTTGACAGATAGCATGTGAATTTACCAGGCTGTAAATTCAAATGCTACTGAGTATTTTAATCCGGGCACTGGTACTTGTAAATTACAAAACCTCACAACTTGAAAAGGATTtcagaataaaaattgttagaaaaaaaaaaacatatgcATGTCGACCTTGATTCTATGACTGATTGAGAAGATAACGATGATGACTAATAGCAGGATTGTCATCTTCATTATCGTACGTATGACGCAATGCCTTTTgatgtgattttataataataaattatgataattttgttGTCTTCAtatcaacataaattttatcccagtctaactatttaatttcaattattattttacaaacaataaatatttacatttgtaaataattattttaaattgttattttattaaacgaGATAAATTTAGCCGACTGGTTATACGCcgaatattaattatcaactaccatatttatatttatttaatataacgTAATTTAATTCCATTGATCCGTTGCCTGCAAGTCGACGACCAGGTATTTAGGCCACCTAACTTAACACATTTATTAttcgaaaaattccacgtgtcAAATCTAATACGTagataatttatgttaatattttgcaggtatttttataaaattccataTAATAAATCTTCACATTCTTCCAAATTTAATTCCaacaacaaaaacaataataataattattatcatcacagtaacaataaaaaatgataataataattattataattaattaatacttccggcataatttaaaattaaaggtCTTTCGCTGACTCAAGGTCGACATCCTTAACTTTAGTTAAATAATATAGCAGACGGTAACACGACGGCGTGACgacaaaacaattatattctTCATCCGCTTAATTAGTTAGTAACAAGTGTAAGGTCGTAATGTTCATTCTTCCTCTAGTTTcaatatacttatatattattCCCATCATAATCAGGCTGAGCCTTAGCCTCAGACTCGTAATACAAGTACTGTGAGTTGAGTTGAGACAAGTAAAGTCAACGCTCTCATAAACAATCAATGAGAGATAGTTAATAACTTAAATGTCTGGCTAGGTCAACTTACTATTCCAAACAATAAAACTGACAATTTACAATGGCTCTttgtaataacaattaaaaataaacattccgtgagtaattatcaattacttaaaaatcCAAACccgatatttaaataaaaaattaacgcgGTCTGGGCCTTGGAAGTGGCTGAGCCAAATGATTGCCCCGattattataaactttatCATTGCTATCATCAAGATTTAACCCAGCAACCATTTGAGCTATTTCACGGTCTTTTATTTCGTCCTTAGGCAAAGTGGTTCCATTCTGAGCGCTGAATCCCAACGACGCGATGCTTCCGTAGCTTCTGCTTCTGTGCTCAGCTTTAATGCTCTGGGAAAAAGCACGCTCATTAATGTGTCCCTTACGCCGGTAAATTCCAGTATTAAACCGCGAATCGCTTTCATGATTATCCTGATTGCCATCAAGAGTGATTGCCGCGGTGAGGTCAGCATGAGACACAGCGAGTCTCCGGTTGACACCGAGGGTCGACGAGTCCATTTCCTGGTGTCTCCGTCCGCGGTTCCCCGCAGTGCCATAGGTAGGTTGATACATCGCAGCAGGAGGCGGCGGTACCACCGGCAGTGGCGCGTAAACCGGGACAATTGGCGCTGCTGCGGGTATTGGCCTCATTCCCCGAGGATGGTGATGATGGGCTTTGCGAGGTAGCGTCGCAGCGGGCACCAGGAAAACTGGAGCCGGTCTTGCAAGAGTTCCAGCCACGGATCTGCTCGGAGGCATCGGATGCGTGTGGTGGTGCTGCTGCCTGATGGGGTGCCCGAGGGTGTGGTGTCCATGGCCGTTTGTGTAAATCGCCTGGGGATGCATTTGGTGATGAGAAAGCGGGTGATGAGGAAGCTGCATGGGTTGCTGCTCTTCATGGCCAGACCGATTTTTAAtcttcttcaattttttggtGGCTTTCCTCCGGGTGGAGGAGGTCGACTCCTCGACGAGAATCGGCTGGGAAGGCGGAGGCGGTGGGGGCGGAGGAGGTGGCGGAGCTATCAGCTGCCTGGGCCTGGAGCCTCTGGTGCTTCTGATGGTCCCCTGCTCCTGATAAACAGCGTCTATCTCGTCTCTCCCCTTGGCCCACACTTTGTGGTTCTCGTCACCGTTGTAGAGACTCATGTCGTCGGTAGACGTCGTGTCCATCCTGGTACCAGGAGGACTGTTGTTGTCCAAGGTGGTGCTGGAGCCGCCGAGTGTGTTGTAGAGACTCCCGTTGGTGGTACCGTTCGCAGGATGGGATCCGGGTGAGCTTCCGTTGGTTGTTATTGTCGCCATCGAGGGATCAAGACCTTTAGCGTAGCTGCTGTCCGCGTAAGCGTGAAAGCAACATCTCACCAGGGCGTTGGCCGCCATCTCACGCTTACATATAAAGGCGTGGCACTCGAGGACTTTAATCCCGGTTGTACGGCGTAACACCGCTGCAAATAGCGGCGGATGATTAGCACTTGGGTTTCTCGCGAACGGAGAATCTAGAGGAAGGAACCTCGTGCTTGATGAGTCACCGCTACCACCTTTTACGTGTCTAACTGCCGCGCAGTAGTGCAGAGACTCTATTGGAAAGAACCGAGTTACTTTCTTTCGATGCTCGTCAACGTTCTCTAGCAACAATCCGTTGCTCCAGACACTTAACCAGGAGTCGATTCCACGAGCTCCTAGAGCACCCTGCTCGGGGTAGAGCTCTCGTAAGGGTTCTTGGACTCCCAGGAGACCTTCTTTGCTCGCATGTGGCACTGAGCTTCCGAGATAGAGCACTCGACATCTGCAGTATGGCGTTGCCGAGTCCTGGTTTGAACCTCTCATTTTGTTAGACctggataaataaaaaagtaattttagtttgtgaacaaaaaaattatttttatttaaattaaattagtaaaaaaaaatttttaatttaattctctgctaattaaatatatatcaaagtTTGACAGGTCTTTAATTGCTATTTCATTATCTAATC
This genomic window contains:
- the LOC123261809 gene encoding rho GTPase-activating protein 17, with product MRGSNQDSATPYCRCRVLYLGSSVPHASKEGLLGVQEPLRELYPEQGALGARGIDSWLSVWSNGLLLENVDEHRKKVTRFFPIESLHYCAAVRHVKGGSGDSSSTRFLPLDSPFARNPSANHPPLFAAVLRRTTGIKVLECHAFICKREMAANALVRCCFHAYADSSYAKGLDPSMATITTNGSSPGSHPANGTTNGSLYNTLGGSSTTLDNNSPPGTRMDTTSTDDMSLYNGDENHKVWAKGRDEIDAVYQEQGTIRSTRGSRPRQLIAPPPPPPPPPPPSQPILVEESTSSTRRKATKKLKKIKNRSGHEEQQPMQLPHHPLSHHQMHPQAIYTNGHGHHTLGHPIRQQHHHTHPMPPSRSVAGTLARPAPVFLVPAATLPRKAHHHHPRGMRPIPAAAPIVPVYAPLPVVPPPPAAMYQPTYGTAGNRGRRHQEMDSSTLGVNRRLAVSHADLTAAITLDGNQDNHESDSRFNTGIYRRKGHINERAFSQSIKAEHRSRSYGSIASLGFSAQNGTTLPKDEIKDREIAQMVAGLNLDDSNDKVYNNRGNHLAQPLPRPRPR